ATTCTCACGTCCCAATCTTGCGCGCCGCCCACCACGCCCAGCGGACTGAGCGCCATAGCAGCTTCCAGCAGCCAGATCAACCTGAGCTGGGCAGCGAGCAGTTCCTCCTGCGCGGTGACCTACAGCGTATTCCGCAGCACAACTTCCGGCTTCATACCCTCGAGCAGCAACCAAGTCGCGAGCGGAGTGACGGGCACGTCCTTCTCGGATGGAGGGTTGGCGTGCAGCACTACCTACTTCTATGTAGTCGAGGCTGTCAATTCGGGCGGCACATCAGCGTCGTCGAACGAGGTGAGTGCTACCACCCCACCCTGTATGGGAATCCGGATCAACTCGGGTGGGCCGGCGGTGAGTCCGTTCGTAGCCGACGTGGATTTCGCTGGAGGCGCCACAATCAATCACGCCAATACGGTTGATCTCAGCGGGGTGACCAACCCAGCGCCCATGGCGGTCTATCAAACCGCACGCGTGGGGAACTTCACCTACACGATTCCAGGATTCGGGGCGGGATCGAGCCACACGGTGCGGCTGCACTTTGCCGAGACCTTCTTTGCTTCCGCCGGCTCCCGAACGTTCAATGTGACCATCAACGGGACTCAGGTATTGACGAACTTCGATATTTTTGCGGCTGCCGGAGCCAAGAACAAGGCAGTGATTAAGCAGTTCACGGAAAACGCGAACCCCAGTGGCCAGTACGTGATCACGTTCACCTCAGTGGTCAACCAGTCTCTGGTGAGCGGGATTGAAGTCCAGTAGCAGCAGATTGGGAGGAGTGCATGAAAACGCAGCTTGGTTCGTGTAGCACAATAGAGCGAGCGGGTCTGTTTCTGATCATCATTGCCATCGTCGCTGCTCCGGCAGCGGCTCAAACGCGTACGTTCACGGTTAAAAATAATTGCTCCGAAACCGTTTGGGCGGCGGCGTCCGCCACCCAGGGGCCCCTCGTCTTCAACGGCACTTCTACGGGGGGTATAGAATTGCTCCCCGGCGCGACCGCAACCGCAACCGTTGCAATACCGTGGTCTGCGGGAAGGATCTGGGGGCGGCGAAACTGCACCTTCGACAGCAGCGGCAAGGGATCATGCGCCACCGGAGACTGCGGCGGCGTTCTGAATTGCGCGCATTCCGGGGCGGGGAACACCACGCTTACTGAGTGGACCCTCGACGGCGGCACCATCCCCGACAATTATGACGTCAGCATTGTGGATGCCTTCGATTTTCCCATCTCGATCCAGCTCGATGACCCCAACCCGAACCATTGTGTAAATTCCGCATGCTCGGCGGATCTCCGCAGCTTTTGTACGGGGGATCAGCGGACCCTGGATTCGGCGGGAAACGTGGTCGGGTGCAAGAGCCTGTTCGGAAAATACCTGACGCCGAACTATGGCTGCACCGGCCTGTATGGAGTGCCCGCATCCTGCAACAACGTCTCGTGGAACACGAATTGGCGGGGGACGGTCGTCAAGAAGCACTGTCCTTCCTCTTACGGCTATCCGTATGACGACCCTTCGAGCGACATCGCTTGCCTTCCCGCCCCCGCGACCGGCTATATCGTCACCTTCTGCCCGGCTTCGACGGTCCCCAACGGCGATCCCACGGTCTCACCGAGTTTTCTGATTACGGCCAGCAATGACGGCCAGACGGTGACCCCGGGTAACTCGGTGACCTACAACCTGAACCTCACGGCCAGCAGCACGTTTACCGGGACGGTGGCCCTAAGCTTGAACGACGCACCGTCGAGCTGCACGTGGTCCGGCACCGGTGGTAAATACTCATCGAGCTGCCATGTGGCTTCGACCGCCACGTTCAGCACGCCGTCGGTTTCGCTGACGCCGAACGCGGTAGTGCCTGTGACGCTGACCATCCATGCGAACACCAGCCCCGCCCCCAGCCTTCAAACCAGCGGTATCGAGGTGATGGGGCGTAGCGGCGCTTATCAGAATGTTTGGGAAGGGCAAATCACGGTGGCCGATCCTACGGCGCCGGATTACACGCTTCAAGTTACTCCCACTGCTCCGCAAACCATCGCGCCGGGCAGCTCGATTACCTATAACCTGACGCTCACGCCGTTGAACGCGTTCAGCGGGACGGTGAGCCTGGCTTCGTTTGGTGGTGTTCCGGGCACAGCCACGTTCAATCCGGCCACGGTTACGCTTTCTGGGTCGGGTTCCCAGACGGCTACGCTCACCCTTGCCACTCCGTCTACGGCGACGAAGAAGACCTATTACCCGCTCATCAGCACCTTTACTGCGAATCGCCTGCATGATTTCCAGACTAGCCTGACGCTGTCTACGGGTGGAACCCCAGATTTCACGATCGCAGCCACGCCCAGTTCGCAGAGTGTCGTAGCCGGAAATAGCACCACCTATACGGTGTCAGTCAGTCCGCAGAACGGCTTTACTGGGAGCGTGTCGCTGGGCGCCAGCGGATTGCCCTCCGGCGCGAGCGCCAGCTTTAATCCTGCCTCGATCAGCGGCTCGGGCACATCCATTGCGACCATTACGACCAGCAGCACAACTCCGGCAGGGAACTATACGCTCACTATCACCGGTACGAGCGGCAGCTTGTCGCATCCTGCGAACGTGACGCTGACAGTGACTGGGTCTGTACAGCCGCCGCAACCGCCCTCGAATCTCATGGCGAATGCGGTTTCCAGCTCCGCCATCAATCTGAGCTGGACAGCGTCGCCGACCTCCAGCGTTACCTACGATGTCTTTCGCAGCACGACGTCTGGTTTCTCACCCTCCAGCAGCAACCAGATTGCGAGTGGAGTGACAGTCACATCCTTCTCGGATTCTGGGTTGACCTGTAACACCGCGTACTTCTATCTGGTGGAAGCGGCAAATTCAGGCGGCACGTCGTCACCTTCGAACCAAGCCAGCGCAACCACGCAAGCGTGTGTTGTTGCGCCCGTCCAGATCAATGCCGGCGGGCCGGCGGTGAGTCCGTTCGCTGCCGACATGGACTTCACCGGTGGCAGCACCATTAATCACGCCAACACCATTGACCTGAGCGGAGTGACCAATCCGGCGCCCATGGCGGTCTACCAGACCGCGCGCGTTGGCACTTTCACCTATACGATTCCGGGCTTCACGGCGGGATCCAGCCATACCGTACGGCTGCACTTTGCTGAAACCTTCTGGGGGACGGCGGGGAGCCGAATCTTCAACGTGACCATCAACGGGACGCCGGTATTGACCAATTTCGATATCTTTGCCGCCGCTGGCGCCAAGAACAAGGCAGTCATCAAGCAGTTTACGGTGAACGCAAACAGCAGCAACCAGTATTCGATTACATTTACTACGCTGAAAGACAAGTCCTTGGTCAGTGGGATCGAAGTCCAGTAGCAATCAACTCGAGCCTGGGAAGTAGGCCCTCCCCCAGGCTCTTTTTTCGCTGGCTCTTTTTTCTCTGGAGGGGTACAGTTCTGCTTGTTGAGCGCCCGACAAGGCAGCTTGTTAAATTTAACGTTTTAAAAAGTTAATTTAACCGCATGAAACTTGACTCCTTTTGGGAAGCAGAAGAAACTCCGCGCTGGATAAAACTCAGCACTGTCTACAGCTGCTGAGGCAAGCAACGACGAGAGGAAGGGGTCTTTAAGGGGATGAAGCAGCTATGCAGCCTCCGCTCGGTGCTTGCGCCAAGCGCCCTGTTTGTAGGTGCTTAGCGCTTCCCATGGAAGCGTGGCATGGGCTCAACGGTGCCCTGTCCAACTTTGGGTGAACACCTCTGGCGCCACTGAGATCGTTATTGGCTTAAAGCAGCAACCGGCTGCCTTAGACGTGGGTGACACCAAGACTTTCCAGACGATGGAAGGTGATGGAGCAGTCCTTGTAAAGTGCGCTGGCACTCGCGAGTGTTCCACTACGCGCTCCCGGTGAATACCAGCGTGACTTTTCGCTGGCCGGGGACACCCGCAGGTACCGGGATGCACACAAGTTCGGAAAGCCGCAATCAGCGGAGACGGAATTCAGTAAGCTGGCTCGCGCAGGTCTCAGCGTGAGCGGCTGCATGAAGTAGGAGCAAGGGGAAGGCAAAACATAGAGACCATACTTTGCAACACTCTGGAGGAGAGAAACAGCCATGAAGACGAATCTAAATCAGTTAAAACAAGAGGCACATGCTGATCGTTCAAAGCGCGTGCATTTTCGAACATCACTTCTTTTGCAAGCGAGCGGGCAATTTCGCTGGTTTGCGTTAGCGGCCTTCGCGGCCGTATTTGCGGTTTTGTTTCTGACCGCGTTTGCACAGCCTGCCAGCGCGCAGGATGTCTTCGGGCGCATCTCCGGGACGGTCACAGACACTCAGGGCGCCGTTATTCCTGATGCGACCATCACCATTACCAACGAGCAGACGAAGATTTCACGGAGCCTGAAAACTGATGCTCACGGCTTCTACGTTGCTGACGATCTGCCCGTCGGCTTGTATACGGTGGGCGCTACTGCACAACAGGGTTTTAAGGGCCTCAAAAAGACGGGCAATGATTTGTCCGCCGGTGCTCACTTGGCCGTGGATTTGCAGCTCCAGGTCGGCGCCACTACCGATGTCGTAGAGGTGACCGCAACAGGTGAGACCGTCAATACGGTTTCCGGCGAGCTCGCCCGTACCGTCGATACTCAGCAGGTGCAGAACCTGGCCCTCAACGAGCGCAACTACGTAGAGTTGGTTTCGCTTATCCCCGGTGCGGCGCTTACCGCCTTCGACCAGACTGCGCTGACCACCGGCATGTCCACCACCGCCTCCAGCGTCAACGGCCGCCGGGCTGACGGCAACAATTTTACGGTGGACGGTGGCTTCAACATGGACTCGGGCTCGAACGCCACCCAACTGGATAACGTTGGCATTGATTTTATTCAGCAGGTCTCCATCAAAACCTCCAATTTTTCCGCGGAATACGGGCGTAACAGCGGCGCATCCGTCAATGTGGTGACCC
The sequence above is drawn from the Terriglobales bacterium genome and encodes:
- a CDS encoding thaumatin family protein produces the protein MKTQLGSCSTIERAGLFLIIIAIVAAPAAAQTRTFTVKNNCSETVWAAASATQGPLVFNGTSTGGIELLPGATATATVAIPWSAGRIWGRRNCTFDSSGKGSCATGDCGGVLNCAHSGAGNTTLTEWTLDGGTIPDNYDVSIVDAFDFPISIQLDDPNPNHCVNSACSADLRSFCTGDQRTLDSAGNVVGCKSLFGKYLTPNYGCTGLYGVPASCNNVSWNTNWRGTVVKKHCPSSYGYPYDDPSSDIACLPAPATGYIVTFCPASTVPNGDPTVSPSFLITASNDGQTVTPGNSVTYNLNLTASSTFTGTVALSLNDAPSSCTWSGTGGKYSSSCHVASTATFSTPSVSLTPNAVVPVTLTIHANTSPAPSLQTSGIEVMGRSGAYQNVWEGQITVADPTAPDYTLQVTPTAPQTIAPGSSITYNLTLTPLNAFSGTVSLASFGGVPGTATFNPATVTLSGSGSQTATLTLATPSTATKKTYYPLISTFTANRLHDFQTSLTLSTGGTPDFTIAATPSSQSVVAGNSTTYTVSVSPQNGFTGSVSLGASGLPSGASASFNPASISGSGTSIATITTSSTTPAGNYTLTITGTSGSLSHPANVTLTVTGSVQPPQPPSNLMANAVSSSAINLSWTASPTSSVTYDVFRSTTSGFSPSSSNQIASGVTVTSFSDSGLTCNTAYFYLVEAANSGGTSSPSNQASATTQACVVAPVQINAGGPAVSPFAADMDFTGGSTINHANTIDLSGVTNPAPMAVYQTARVGTFTYTIPGFTAGSSHTVRLHFAETFWGTAGSRIFNVTINGTPVLTNFDIFAAAGAKNKAVIKQFTVNANSSNQYSITFTTLKDKSLVSGIEVQ